The genome window GCAAACTTATATGATGTTAGGCACCGGATTGGAGTAGTCAACCCAACTTTGAGCTGCAGAATTTGTCCTTGAGTCAAAAGGGTGGGTAACTGAGTATTAATACTATATGTTGTTTTATGTGAGTGCATCTACTAAAAGCAGATGTATGCTTTAACTTTTTTTAATGTAGATGGCCTTCATCTCCTGGGCAGGACAGAAGAAGTGACACGCAGGGTAACATTTTTTCCCCTTCAGTACTTATCCTCGTAAATTGCAGTAAAAGTAGGAGTGATTTTAGTTGCACTTATTTCATCATTTCCAGCAGTGTTTAACCGTTAACTATCCTTCTTATATCACTATTTTTGTGGATTACAGCTTATTCTGAAACGAAATCTTGTATCTGTTTATCTGTGACCATTTTGATATTTCCTTATTATAGAAATTAAGGGAGAGAACCGGGGTAAGGAAGAAAATGGAATTAGTGCAGCAGGATGATGAAGCCATAGTTAAACTTGAGAACGCAGGTATCGAACGTTCAAAAGCTGTTGATTCTGCTGTGCTGGGAAAGTATAGCATATGGAGACgtgaaaatgaaaatgagaaGGTAGATTCAAGGGTTCGTCTGATGCGAGATCAAATGATCATGGCCAGAATATATTCTGTGCTTGCCAAATCCAGGGACAAGCTTGATCTTTATCAGGAGCTACTCGCAAGGCTCAAGGAAAGCCAGCGCTCCCTTGGGGAAGCTACTGCTGATGCTGAACTTCCTAAGAGGTGGTGCCTGCTCGAACTGTTCTTTTAGCCAAAATTTTCTGCTTTACtgatttttcttctctaatttgaAGTGCTTCGGAGAGAATCAAAGCAATGGGTCAAGTTTTATCAAAAGCAAGGGATCTATTGTATGATTGCAAGGCTATTACCCAGCGTTTAAGAGCAATGCTTCAGTCAGCTGATGAGCAAGTTCGGAGCTTAAAGAAGCAAAGCACCTTCCTTAGCCAGCTGGCAGCTAAGACAATCCCAAATGGCATCCATTGTCTATCCATGCGCTTAACGATAGACTATTACCTTCTCTCTCCAGATAAAAGGAAGTTTCCCAATAGCAAGAACTTGGAAAATCCTGATCTTTATCACTATGCCCTTTTCTCGGACAATGTTTTGGCAGCATCAGTTGTGGTCAACTCAACCATAATGAATGCAAAGGTTAGTGCAATCTGATCTTCAATTTGGAAGTTTAATTTCTTCGCTATGTGTATAATTGAAGGACCTAATGATATATCACTTGTGTTTTTCTTGCTATAAATCTGCAGGAGCCTGAAAAACATGTATTTCATCTTGTTACTGACAAACTGAACTTTGGGGCTATGAACATGTGGTTTTTGCTGAATCCACCTGGGGATGCAACAATCCATGTTGAAAATGTTGATGACTTCAAATGGTTAAATTCCTCTTACTGCCCTGTTCTGAAGCAGCTTGAGTCTGCGGCCATGAAAGAGTACTATTTCAAGGCCGATCGTCCAAAAACACTCTCTGCTGGTTCCTCTAATCTGAAGTATCGAAACCCAAAATATTTGTCCATGCTCAACCATCTAAGGTTTTACCTCCCTCAAGTCTATCCCAAGTTGAATAAAATTCTTTTCCTGGATGATGACATAGTTGTTCAGAGGGACTTGACGGGACTCTGGGAGGTTGATCTTAATGGAAATGTAAATGGAGCCGTGGAAACATGCGGAGAGAGTTTTCACCGATTTGACAAGTACCTCAATTTTTCGAACCCAAATATTGCTCAGAATTTTGATCCTAATGCATGTGGTTGGGCTTATGGAATGAACATGTTTGATCTTGAAGAATGGAAGAAGAAAGACATTACTGGGATCTACCACAAATGGCAGAACATGGTGAGTTGGAAATAAGGCTTAATTACTTCATGCCTGTTTTTCTTTAGAATATTACATCTTGTGTTCTTTCAGAACCAGCCCGCCTATATGGAGTTTGGTGTTTCAGATTTCCACCACGTTATCTTTTCCGTTGTCATGCATATATAGTTTTATTATCGTGTACAGCAAACAACATGCTAAATATTTACTTATGAGTATGATTGCATTGGAACCTGCAATTAATTTTCATAATACCAATTTTCAGCTGCCGTTACATCTCCCTCAATTAGTTAGTTAACCTATCCTAGTTTCTTAAACTAGTGGAAACATGTACAGATCAAAGCATATGTTTCCGAATTTCATAACTGTACTTCACACCatttttccttctctctttaCAGAACGAAAACAGGCTGCTCTGGAAATTGGGGACATTGCCGCCAGGTCTTCTAACTTTTTACAAGCTGACACACCCTCTGGACAAATCATGGCATGTGCTCGGTTTAGGGTACAACCCAACCATTGAGCACTCAGAAATAGATAATGCCGCAGTCATCCACTACAATGGGAACATGAAGCCATGGCTGGAGATTGCGATGATAAAGTACCGACCATACTGGACAAAGCACATCAATTATGAGCATCCCTATATTCATGGATGCAAGATCAGTCAATAGATACTAGCTGAAGCATTCTTCCGTGATGAACATTGGAGTTAGACGGGACTGCAAATGGAGTCCCCTGTTAGTAGTATAACTCTACCACATGTCCTTTGTTCGTGTTATTAGATTCATTAGGTTTCTTGTGTATGTAGTTTCTTTGCCCATTTGTGGTGCTTTCTTCAATCTCCAGTAGTCCGTTGTGGGCTTTTGTTTTAATCTCTCCTTTTCTAATGGGACGATGAGCTGTATGATTCTCATCCGCTGATAAATGCGATCTCTCTGAATGTGTCGGTGATGATGCCATTATAACAGTATTTGCAAGTGCTCTTTTAAATCCACATCAGCATTTCGCCACGCCAAAATGTTATGTCATCTTCTCGTCAGAACATGAATTATCAATAGCTATTGTATCAGGGAAGAAACAAGgctgtatgattttttttttttttttttttttttttgatttgaAATGATCCAATTAGTAGAGCACCCCTGGTTTATTTTACGTAGTAGCCTGCAAATTAGCAATTCTTTCACTTGTTTGTATCAGCATTACGGATTAAGCTTTTCTCTGTAATTTCGATTCACTTGTGTATGTAAGGTAACTTTGATCAAGCTTTTCACCCAGTTGACAAGGCGATAAGAATTGCTTGTTACTGTAACAAACTACTGTATGCAATGTGATACTTCACCCCTCGGAAAACTCAATAGTTTAGCCATATTCCACAACTTTATTGAATATTAAACTTCCTGCTGTGCACATACTGATACCACGAACATGCTCAGGCATTCAGAACCTGCTGATTTATGTAATATACTGTCTGTCAATTTCCTATAATTCATATTCGTAAAACTTATACCAACAATTACATAACCTTACAGAAGCTGGCTATTCGACAGCACATCAGCTAATTGAAATAAGCAGCTTGTAGATCATTTGCCTTTTCGGATGCCACTGAAGCATCTGCGCCTCTGCCATCCAATGAGTATGCTTTTTCCTGGGtaaaaaaatgagagaaaatcgAACTTTAATAGCTTTAGAGTTGAAACGAAGAGGACGAGCCAGGGGCTCGGTTGGCTAGCAGCTCCAGGTGTGAGCACTGCCATCCAGGTTTGATCCTAAAATCGAACTCGGGCCTCAGGTTTATCCCTATATTTAATTCCGCTGCAAGCCTCTCAAGCGTGGAGCCACAATGAGACTACAACATGCCCATAGTCTACAGTCTTAGATGATTCTGTCAATCTCCATAGGAACGCTATTGTCTCTATGTGTAGTTTGTAGGTCTAGATGTGTGCGTAGGGTGTGTGAGTACGTGTGCGTGTGTGAGGGTTCGGTGCGTGTTTGCACGtatgttcagatactacaagCTATACCTAgatgagaggaaaaaaaaaaaagagttgaaACGAAGTACATATGGATATCCAAGCATCTCATGAGCTGAATAACTGTGAAGCCAGCTTCCGGATGTCAGGACCGCAATATGTATCCCTGTCAAACCATTGCGATCCTAATCCTACACAATGCCAGTCATAAAATAGTGTCCAGCTTTTGTGACTTGAAAAATACAATTGCAGGGTACGATACTACTATGACCATATGAACCTGATCCTACAAACTCAAGAATGGTCTTACCTATGTTAGATGTATATTTGCCTTCTGTATTTCCCCATTGTATAAGGAGTTTAGTGCATATTTGCCCACATatgtacatgcatatatatgggCCTAGAGCCCCAGTAAtgaatacaagtgctattcataacatAGTATAAAGAGCCTAAtatagggttagggttttagagataGTCCTCTTGCCTGCACGTTGCACTTGCGCGCCCACCACTACTGCCACCTCTTGCTGTCGCACTGCTGCTCTTCGTTTTGAGCCAGCAGCTGCCATAGTCGGAAGATTTTCTTAGGGCGAAGTTGATTTCGTTGGCCTTCGTCCGCTTGAAGTCACCAGGACTACCTCATCGTGCCACCGTCAGGGCGGGATGTCTGTTGTACGCCATTGACGGGTTTCCTTCTTTGCTGCCACCACCGGTTCTTTCTGCCGTCACCATCGCCGGTTCTTCACGTTGCCGTGGTTGCCGCCATCTTCGGTGatccaccatcaccaccaccggGGGCCCCTATCTCCGGTCGCCCCCTGCGGATCAGATTTTGAGGCACCTGCTCATCCGCCGTGTgccatcgcccccccccccccccttgtggTCTCTCTGTTTCGCCGCTCTACTCTGATCAGCTCCCAATTTGTTCACTTGTTTTGCTGAACACAGGTAGGAGCAACTAGTAGCGACCAGGGAGTCTCTGATGATGAGAAGAAGCTGCTTGCTGATCATGACTCATGAGGATTCTTTGGCATCATTTGAGGCTCAATTTGCTGCGCACAGAACATGGAAGGATGAGAATTCTCGTGCTGGATCTATCCTTGTTGCTAGCATGGAGCAACGTCTCACTAGGGATGTGGTTGGTCTTGATTCTACATAATTGATGTGGGAGTTCCTTCGTTGGTTCTATGAGCCATCTGGTCACTCTATGTATCTTGCTGTTGTACACCGAGAGCAGTCTCTTCAGCAGGGTGATGCTACAGTGGAGAATTTCTTTACTCATATAACTGTAGTGTGACGCCAGCTTGATACACTTGGGTCATAGTTGTCCTCTAGTACTTGCCAGTTATGTATGGGTCAGAAGGGTCTTCTGACAGTTCGCCGCACCTATGACTTCTTGACACATCTTCGGCCCGAGTTTGAGTCGATTCGTGCTCAGCTACTTGCTCGTGGCCCTTTTGCCACTGATGGATGCTCTTGCTGCTGTTCGTACTGAGGAGACTAGGCTTCATGGTCCTGGTCTGTTGCAGCTTCCTTCAATCTTGGCTGCTCTTCACCAGCTTCtagacccccccccctccatcAGTGGCACCGTCTCCAATGGCGCCTTCTTCACTGCACCTAGTGTGACAAGGATGGACATGTGGAGGCTTATTGTTACCAGAAGAAGCGCTGCAGTGGACATCCTTCCAAgggtgctggtggtggtgctggtACTGGAGGTTCTCAGAGTAGTTCTACTAGTCCTAAGACACATGAAATTCTCATGTTGCTCCATCGCATGGCTGCCTATTCACCCACAAGGTGTTGTTGGTTCTGCTACTCAGTTTTCTGCATCGCCATGTTCTATTGCTTCTGCTACTCGGTCTTCTAGTGAGGGACCATATTCCACTTCTACTTCAGGTCCTTTTTCATGGATTCTTGattttggtgaatttttttatatgacttCTGATAGTACCAGTTTTTCTTTCATTAGTCCATCTATTCCTATCACTGTTCAGACTGCAGATGGACCCCTCTGTGTTGCAGGATGAGGCACTTGTCTTCCTCTTTTCATGTTCTTGTTATTTCTTATGTACCCAAACAAACCATACAGCTCATATCCACTGGCCAGCTCACTGTTTATGGTTGTCGTGTTATCCTCAATTCTGATTCTTGTTGTGTTCAGAACTGCCGCACGGGTCTCCTGGTTGGTACTAGCTCTCGTCGTCATGATTCTCAGCGTCTCTGAAAGCTTTActggctttgtcttccttgtgTTGCTTCTGCTAGTCCTGTCAGCTTTGCCTCCATTGCATCGTCCAATTTGTCTTTGGCTAAGTGGCATCATCGTTTGGGTTATTTTTGTGGTTCGTGTCTGTCTACTCTAGTTTGTCGTGGTCTTTTAAGGTTTGTCTTCAGTGATGTATCCTTAGATCAATGTCAGGATTTTAGGCTTGACAAGCAAGTACAGATCCCTTATTATTCTAGTAAGTCAATATCAAAGCATTCTTTTGATTTTGTTCATTCAAATGTATGTGGTCCGGCTCCCTTCATTTCGAAAGGAGGTCATCAATAGTATATAATCTTTATAGATGGTTTCTCTCGCCACACATGGACTTATTTTATGTCTCATCGTAGTGAGGCTTTATCCATCTATAAGAATTTTGCCACCATGATTCGTACTCAGCTTGACACTGCTATTCGGGTCTTTCGTATTAACTCTGCGGAGAGTATCTTTCTGGAGCTCTTGGACAATTTTTCTTTGAGCTGGGCacttgtcggtgaatcaggaaccaggggtccccgaatcccgagaccagaccagcagtttgccacgtggcaccttcccgcggggttcatctccgcgaggtacgagaagactaagtcccgggaggggatgctcgaggccatgaacagtggtccccgagtgcccgagtgCCCGAGTCCCACAATGAtccgcgaagaccaagtgccgggaagagagtgcttgggg of Phragmites australis chromosome 3, lpPhrAust1.1, whole genome shotgun sequence contains these proteins:
- the LOC133913060 gene encoding polygalacturonate 4-alpha-galacturonosyltransferase-like, with amino-acid sequence MAIRAGRSALLLLVAALLLSASPCFQARVDQLYYGKQAPDWSSQPNFELQNLSLSQKDGLHLLGRTEEVTRRKLRERTGVRKKMELVQQDDEAIVKLENAGIERSKAVDSAVLGKYSIWRRENENEKVDSRVRLMRDQMIMARIYSVLAKSRDKLDLYQELLARLKESQRSLGEATADAELPKSASERIKAMGQVLSKARDLLYDCKAITQRLRAMLQSADEQVRSLKKQSTFLSQLAAKTIPNGIHCLSMRLTIDYYLLSPDKRKFPNSKNLENPDLYHYALFSDNVLAASVVVNSTIMNAKEPEKHVFHLVTDKLNFGAMNMWFLLNPPGDATIHVENVDDFKWLNSSYCPVLKQLESAAMKEYYFKADRPKTLSAGSSNLKYRNPKYLSMLNHLRFYLPQVYPKLNKILFLDDDIVVQRDLTGLWEVDLNGNVNGAVETCGESFHRFDKYLNFSNPNIAQNFDPNACGWAYGMNMFDLEEWKKKDITGIYHKWQNMNENRLLWKLGTLPPGLLTFYKLTHPLDKSWHVLGLGYNPTIEHSEIDNAAVIHYNGNMKPWLEIAMIKYRPYWTKHINYEHPYIHGCKISQ